From the Mycobacterium sp. DL592 genome, the window ATCTGCCCGCCCTGGTCGAGCATCTGTTGGGCCAAGGCATGTCCAAGGAACTGTTGCCCGAGCGGCTGGAGATCCTCGACGAACTGCCGCGGTCCTCGGGCGGCAAGATCGCCAAAGGCCAACTTCGCGACCTGATCCGGTCGACACTGGAGCAATCATGAGTACCGAAGGTGAGCGCGAGTGAGGATCGCAATGAGGCACGAGCGAGGACCGGAGCGAGCGGGAACCGAGCGATGAGTACCGAAGAAGTCCGCCGGGGCGGCTTGGGCGTATGGGCGCCGTCGAAGGTGCCCCGCATCGGGGTCGACCTCAGCGACGAGCAGAAGATGGCGATCGCGTTCCGCCACCTCGCCGGCATCGGGTTCGCCGAGAACATGGCCGGCCACATCACCTGGCAGCCCGACGGCCGCACCGACATGTACGTCAACCCCTGGGGCTTGTGGTGGGCCGAACTCACCGCATCCGACATCTGCGTGGTCGACGAGGACGCCCGGGTGGTCCGCGGACGCTGGGACGTCACCCCGGCCATCCACATCCACACCGAGATCCACCGGATCCGCCCCGACGCCCGCGTGGTGATCCACAATCATCCGTACTACGTCAGCCTCATCGCCGCGCTCGGCGTGCTGCCCGAACTCGTGCACCAGACCGGGGCGCTGTTCCTCGACGACATGTACCTGGTCGACAAGTACGACGGTGAGATCGACACCCCATGGCGCGCAGCCGAATTGGCGCAGCAGATCGGATCGGCCAATCTGGTGATCCTCGCCAACCACGGGGTGATCGCCACGGGACACGACCTGGCCGCCGCGGTGTACCGCGCGGTGTCGATCGAGCGGGTGTGCCGGCTGGCCTACGACGTGATGCTGACCGGCCGCACCCCGTCGCAGATGAACCGCGGCGACATGGTCGGTATGCAGGCCTCCCTCATCGAGCGGGCAGCCGACGTGTACTGGGCGGGCGCGGCACGCATGACCATCAAAGCCGACCGCGGCGTACTGGACTGAAGGAGTCTGACCTATGGCGTCCATCGACGAGTTGCAGACGAACCTGAACTTCACCACCGCCAAGACCGGCGCCGACCGGACCGTGACCTTCCTTCCCGACCCACCGCGCGCCAAACGGCACTACACCGTCATCTCCGTCGACGATCACATCGTCGAGCCGCCGGACACCTTCGAGGGACGGGTCCCCCGCAAGTTCGCCGACCGGGCCCCACGGGTGGTCGACACCGACGACGGCGGGCAGACGTGGATGTAT encodes:
- a CDS encoding class II aldolase/adducin family protein, translated to MSTEEVRRGGLGVWAPSKVPRIGVDLSDEQKMAIAFRHLAGIGFAENMAGHITWQPDGRTDMYVNPWGLWWAELTASDICVVDEDARVVRGRWDVTPAIHIHTEIHRIRPDARVVIHNHPYYVSLIAALGVLPELVHQTGALFLDDMYLVDKYDGEIDTPWRAAELAQQIGSANLVILANHGVIATGHDLAAAVYRAVSIERVCRLAYDVMLTGRTPSQMNRGDMVGMQASLIERAADVYWAGAARMTIKADRGVLD